The following coding sequences lie in one Dunckerocampus dactyliophorus isolate RoL2022-P2 chromosome 4, RoL_Ddac_1.1, whole genome shotgun sequence genomic window:
- the olfml2a gene encoding olfactomedin-like protein 2A, producing MWRYTNLFACLLVLCEDAASQSKIFGETEPVRMVSEGSDCRCKCIMRPLSRDACLRLRSGSVRVEDFYTVETVSSGSDCKCSCTAPPSSLNPCENEWKMEKLKKQAPELVKLQSMVDLLEGTLYSMDLMKVHSYINKVVSQMNTLEETIKTNLTRDNEFVRNSMATLTNQFKRYENYSNIMMSIKKEISGLSLQLLQKDSSETKVQVTNDERTKAALKPPNKKPPAAKPPPKPKEKVIKPKKEVIKPEKPLKPNPTAKSKVVGHQPGVVRGITYYKAAKTDKDEVRGDNPAKTYARHHITETQSEDGGAEMVLETAEATVAEPTAPAAFHTTVAPTATTSAVTGPSTTTARTTSQSTAAAEKPAPTIVLLLDNSNNNSRPTLHRAGKILSCEGTLASIEQPEKQHSYGRNEGAWMKDPLAKDSKIYVTNYYYGNNLVEFRNLDNFKQGRWSNLFKLPYNWIGTGHVVYNGAFYYNRAFTKNIIKYDLKMRYVAAWTLLHDVVYEDTTPWKWRGHSDMDFAVDETGLWVIYPSVDYDYHQQEVIVISKLDPGDLSLKKETTWRTGLKRNSYGNCFIICGVLYAVNVYNQKEGEVHYAYDTHTNTEAVPRLAFTNEYSFITQLDYNPKEKLLYAWDNGHQVTYRLNFVDQ from the exons ATCTTTGGGGAGACTGAGCCTGTTCGAATGGTGTCAGAGGGCTCAGACTGCCGCTGTAAGTGCATCATGCGACCGCTCAGCAGGGATGCGTGCCTGCGGCTGCGCAGTGGCAGCGTGCGCGTGGAGGACTTCTACACGGTAGAAACGGTCAGCTCTGGTTCTGACTGCAAATGCTCCTGCACCGCGCCACCATCCTCCCTCAACCCCTGTGAGAACGAGTGGAAGATGGAGAAGCTTAAGAAACAGGCCCCCGAGTTGGTAAAG CTCCAATCTATGGTGGACCTCCTCGAGGGAACACTTTACAGCATGGATCTGATGAAAGTCCACTCATACATCAACAAGGTGGTCTCTCAGATGAACACCCTGGAGGAG ACAATCAAGACAAACCTAACGCGAGACAATGAATTTGTCCGAAACAGTATGGCAACGCTAACCAACCAGTTTAAGAGATATGAGAACTACTCCAACATTATGATGAGCATAAAGAAGGAGATCTCCGGTCTCAGTCTGCAGCTGCTTCAAAAAGATTCCTCTGAGACAAAAGTGCAG GTTACTAACGATGAGAGGACCAAGGCGGCCTTGAAACCACCTAACAAAAAGCCCCCAGCAGCCAAGCCCCCTCCCAAAcccaaagaaaaagtcatcaagCCCAAGAAGGAGGTCATTAAACCTGAAAAACCGCTGAAGCCCAATCCTACTGCCAAAAGCAAGGTGGTTGGCCACCAGCCAGGTGTGGTAAGGGGCATCACTTACTACAAGGCTGCCAAGACGGACAAGGATGAGGTCAGAGGAG ACAACCCAGCCAAAACATACGCACGTCATCACATCACCGAAACCCAGTCTGAGGATGGTGGAGCGGAAATGGTTCTCGAAACCGCGGAAGCTACGGTTGCCGAACCTACCGCGCCCGCTGCATTCCATACCACCGTAGCGCCTACCGCCACTACGAGCGCTGTCACGGGACCATCTACCACCACTGCACGGACGACGAGCCAAAGTACAGCAGCTGCGGAGAAGCCGGCCCCTACTattgtgctgctgctggacaACAGCAATAACAACAGTCGGCCCACTCTTCACAGAGCAG GTAAAATTCTTAGCTGCGAAGGGACTCTGGCGTCAATCGAGCAGCCGGAGAAGCAGCACAGTTACGGACGCAACGAGGGAGCTTGGATGAAGGATCCACTGGCTAAAGACTCCAAGATCTATGTCACAAACTATTACTATGGCAACAATCTTGTGGAGTTCCGCAACCTGGACAACTTCAAGCAAG GCCGATGGAGCAACCTTTTCAAACTCCCTTACAACTGGATTGGCACAGGTCATGTGGTTTATAACGGAGCCTTCTACTACAACCGAGCCTTCACCAAGAACATAATCAAGTACGATCTGAAGATGCGATATGTGGCAGCCTGGACACTGTTACATGATGTGGTGTATGAGGACACCACCCCGTGGAAGTGGAGGGGTCACTCTGACATGGACTTTGCAGTGGATGAAACTGGACTGTGGGTGATCTATCCCTCAGTCGACTACGACTATCACCAGCAGGAAGTGATCGTCATCAGTAAATTGGATCCCGGAGACCTGTCCTTGAAAAAGGAAACCACCTGGAGGACAGGTCTCAAGAGGAACTCTTATGGCAACTGCTTCATCATCTGCGGTGTCTTGTATGCCGTCAATGTGTACAACCAGAAGGAAGGCGAGGTCCACTATGCTTAcgacacgcacacaaacacagaagcCGTCCCACGCCTGGCCTTCACCAATGAGTACTCTTTCATCACACAGCTTGATTACAACCCCAAGGAGAAGCTTTTGTATGCTTGGGACAATGGCCATCAGGTCACCTATCGACTCAACTTTGTTGACCAGTGA